One part of the Salinivirga cyanobacteriivorans genome encodes these proteins:
- a CDS encoding ATP-dependent Clp protease ATP-binding subunit codes for MNAQFSERLHEVLSYSREEAIRLGNESISVEHLFLGILREGEGPAVDVLISMGIKLFELRQIIEEQIRQDKVTDIAEKNNLPLLRPAERVLKLIYLEARSLESEEVDTQHLMMAILKEENSLTAMTLREMQVDYDRFKENYLKYSPQARSDSGYGDEEMDEPGDFQSSTSKSDSDTPVLDNFGVDLTKAAEEKRLDPIVGREIEIERLAQILSRRKKNNPVLIGEPGVGKSAIVEGMAARIVKRQVSRVLFDKRIMTLDLASIVAGTKYRGQFEERIKAILNELSKNDNIILFIDEIHTIVGAGGATGSLDAANMLKPALARGEIQCIGATTLDEYRQHIEKDGALERRFQKVMVEATSQEETMEILHRIKDRYEEHHNVNYTEEALDACIKLSMRYISDRYLPDKAIDALDESGSRVHISNINVPERILELEKEIEKIHDEKIQKVHEQNFEQAAALRDTERKKNDELEKEKENWEQELVKHRETVTEENVAEVIAMMTGVPVQRIAQTEGNRLLKMGEEIRENVIGQEQAIDKIVKAIQRNRAGLKDPNKPIGTFIFLGPTGVGKTQLAKVLAEYLFDSQDALLRVDMSEYMEKFAVSRLVGAPPGYVGYEEGGQLTEKVRRKPYSVVLLDEIEKAHPDVFHILLQVLDEGRLTDSFGRRVDFRNTIIIMTSNIGSRELREFGQGVGFATSATVKSVDDRAKGIIQKALKNAFAPEFINRLDDVVMFNSLDKAAINKIIDIELKGLYIRTEELGYKLELSAPAKEFIADKGFDTQYGARPLKRAIQKYLEDEMAELILKSDISAGDTIKAVFSKKEEKIEFKIKKASNEADPSGDNEENKKENN; via the coding sequence ATGAATGCACAATTTTCTGAAAGATTACACGAAGTTTTATCATACAGCCGGGAAGAGGCCATACGCCTTGGAAATGAATCGATTAGCGTAGAGCATCTCTTCCTCGGAATTTTGCGTGAAGGCGAAGGGCCGGCCGTTGACGTGCTTATTTCAATGGGTATAAAACTCTTCGAACTGCGACAAATCATTGAAGAACAAATCAGGCAAGACAAAGTGACCGACATTGCTGAAAAAAATAATTTGCCACTGCTCAGGCCTGCAGAACGGGTACTGAAACTTATTTACCTCGAGGCCCGGTCACTTGAGAGTGAAGAGGTCGATACCCAGCACCTGATGATGGCTATTTTAAAAGAAGAAAACTCCTTAACCGCCATGACACTGAGAGAAATGCAGGTAGATTATGATCGTTTTAAAGAGAATTATTTAAAATACAGCCCCCAGGCCAGAAGCGATTCCGGCTATGGAGACGAAGAGATGGACGAACCCGGTGATTTTCAATCATCGACCTCAAAATCAGACTCTGACACGCCGGTACTCGATAATTTCGGTGTAGACCTTACCAAGGCTGCAGAAGAGAAACGTCTGGATCCGATTGTAGGGCGTGAAATTGAAATTGAACGACTTGCACAAATCCTGAGCCGGCGCAAAAAGAATAATCCGGTACTGATTGGTGAACCAGGAGTTGGTAAATCAGCTATTGTTGAGGGCATGGCTGCCCGTATTGTAAAACGACAGGTTTCCCGCGTTTTATTTGACAAAAGAATTATGACACTTGATCTGGCTTCTATTGTAGCCGGAACAAAATATCGTGGCCAGTTTGAAGAACGCATAAAGGCCATTCTTAATGAGCTGTCGAAGAATGACAATATTATTCTTTTCATTGACGAAATTCATACCATTGTAGGCGCAGGAGGGGCAACGGGATCGCTCGATGCAGCGAATATGCTTAAGCCTGCACTAGCACGTGGCGAAATACAATGTATAGGCGCCACCACCCTGGATGAATATCGCCAGCATATTGAAAAAGATGGTGCACTGGAGCGTCGCTTCCAGAAAGTTATGGTCGAAGCAACTTCCCAGGAGGAAACCATGGAGATTCTGCACCGCATAAAGGATCGTTATGAAGAGCATCATAATGTGAATTATACAGAGGAAGCACTTGATGCATGTATAAAGTTATCTATGCGTTATATAAGCGACCGCTACTTGCCGGATAAAGCCATTGATGCACTGGATGAAAGTGGATCGCGCGTGCATATTTCCAATATTAATGTGCCGGAACGGATTTTGGAACTGGAAAAAGAGATTGAAAAAATCCACGACGAAAAGATCCAAAAGGTACATGAACAAAATTTTGAACAAGCTGCTGCTCTTAGAGATACAGAGCGAAAAAAGAACGATGAGCTCGAAAAAGAAAAAGAAAACTGGGAACAGGAGCTTGTCAAACATCGTGAAACCGTGACGGAAGAAAATGTGGCAGAAGTAATTGCCATGATGACAGGTGTACCTGTTCAGCGTATTGCTCAAACCGAAGGTAACCGCTTGTTGAAAATGGGCGAAGAGATACGTGAAAACGTTATTGGACAGGAGCAGGCCATTGATAAAATTGTGAAAGCAATTCAAAGGAATCGCGCAGGGCTTAAAGATCCTAATAAACCGATCGGTACATTTATTTTTCTTGGACCCACCGGTGTGGGTAAAACACAATTGGCCAAGGTGCTGGCCGAGTACCTTTTTGACTCACAAGATGCCCTCTTGCGTGTCGATATGAGTGAATATATGGAGAAATTTGCAGTTTCGCGACTTGTTGGAGCACCTCCCGGATATGTAGGTTATGAAGAAGGCGGGCAACTTACCGAAAAAGTGCGCCGCAAGCCCTATTCAGTTGTTTTGCTCGATGAAATCGAAAAAGCACACCCCGATGTTTTCCATATTTTACTACAGGTGCTTGATGAAGGGCGTTTGACAGATAGTTTTGGACGCAGAGTAGATTTTAGGAACACCATCATCATTATGACTTCGAACATTGGTTCGCGAGAATTGAGAGAATTCGGACAGGGTGTTGGTTTTGCCACGTCTGCTACCGTTAAAAGTGTCGATGATCGTGCCAAGGGTATCATTCAAAAGGCTTTAAAAAATGCATTTGCGCCTGAGTTTATTAACCGCCTCGACGATGTGGTGATGTTCAATTCTTTGGATAAAGCCGCTATTAACAAAATAATTGATATTGAGCTTAAAGGATTGTATATACGAACCGAAGAACTTGGCTATAAACTAGAACTTTCGGCACCAGCAAAAGAGTTCATTGCCGACAAAGGATTTGATACGCAATATGGTGCTCGTCCTCTAAAAAGAGCGATACAAAAATACTTGGAGGATGAAATGGCTGAACTTATATTGAAATCAGACATTAGTGCTGGTGATACCATAAAGGCAGTTTTCAGTAAAAAAGAAGAAAAAATTGAATTTAAAATAAAGAAAGCTTCCAATGAAGCGGACCCCTCAGGAGACAATGAGGAAAACAAAAAAGAAAATAATTAA
- the tpx gene encoding thiol peroxidase codes for MDKNDVKVTFGGNPVTLVGKEIKVGEKAPDFTVINNDLKPVKLSDYKGKTRIISVFPSIDTPVCATQNRIFNQKAAELDDTVILSVSNDLPFAQKRFCGAEGIDQVVTLSDHKDLEFGSKYGFLIDELRLLARGVVIVDKDDKVQYVEYVNEIGEEPDYEKAIEVAKKL; via the coding sequence ATGGATAAAAACGATGTTAAGGTAACTTTTGGAGGAAATCCTGTAACTTTAGTAGGAAAAGAAATAAAAGTCGGGGAAAAAGCACCTGATTTTACCGTTATCAATAATGATTTGAAACCAGTTAAACTAAGTGACTACAAAGGTAAAACGCGTATTATTTCAGTTTTTCCCTCAATTGACACACCTGTTTGCGCTACTCAAAACCGAATTTTCAATCAGAAAGCTGCTGAGCTGGATGATACAGTCATTTTATCAGTATCGAACGATTTACCATTTGCTCAGAAGCGTTTTTGCGGCGCAGAAGGCATCGATCAGGTGGTAACCCTCTCCGATCATAAAGACCTTGAGTTTGGATCAAAATATGGCTTCTTAATTGACGAATTAAGGCTACTTGCCAGAGGAGTTGTGATTGTTGATAAGGATGATAAAGTACAATACGTAGAATACGTAAATGAAATTGGAGAAGAGCCAGACTATGAAAAAGCAATTGAAGTGGCTAAAAAGCTATAA
- a CDS encoding tetratricopeptide repeat protein has protein sequence MKKYLTLICFAFILCASYAQENDTLLDYSMQLISQQEFEKAIPYLNTYSQNHPENLNAKLQLAFCLTQTGQLEKSITLYQHILSARPGYHRAYYMLANLYMQKSQLEKALTFSNKALELKNNQPDYLLVKAQIFRRQGDIKEACRYYKKAKRKGSSEAKYSLDKYCK, from the coding sequence ATGAAAAAATATTTAACGCTCATTTGTTTCGCTTTTATCCTTTGTGCTTCTTATGCACAAGAAAACGATACATTGCTGGATTATAGTATGCAATTAATAAGCCAACAGGAATTTGAAAAAGCTATACCCTATTTAAATACCTACAGTCAAAACCATCCTGAAAATCTGAATGCAAAATTACAATTAGCTTTTTGTCTTACACAAACAGGTCAGCTGGAAAAAAGTATAACCCTGTACCAGCATATTTTATCGGCCAGGCCAGGCTATCACAGGGCGTATTATATGCTTGCCAATTTGTATATGCAGAAATCACAACTCGAAAAGGCATTAACTTTTAGCAATAAGGCTCTAGAATTGAAAAACAATCAGCCGGACTATTTACTCGTAAAGGCACAAATATTTAGGCGACAGGGTGACATAAAAGAGGCTTGCCGTTATTATAAAAAAGCAAAACGTAAAGGCAGCAGCGAAGCTAAATACAGCCTCGACAAATACTGCAAGTAG
- a CDS encoding hybrid sensor histidine kinase/response regulator produces MTHSEDKNNFFDDNFGESSLSTKELFDTLQWSVLQQEVIAEIIPLLSKDSEISSENIKESLKKIVTVSGEPVAIYKIDTAQSQFIQKGKYCEQHEDQNSLFPDDMHYQSDENIIKLLRSTQVIHLSDNTSDTQPLQNYFVRHFDFKDGSWWIFPVQIKDKVYGLLVVRNPNLNTVNNLLFSFYKSVALVFAQAFDRVAVIAANKDMLTRVDKANKLKTAFLTNISHEVRTPVNSIVGFSDLLADPDLTIDEREEFINLITQSSRNLVRMFDNIIDASKLRSEQMRFRQEWKNVNSILNELETDVDEKQSETHTDKVFIQFDKLKEDRETDVYVDVFRLKQVINILLENAQEHTKEGSIEIGAKLEKEELVFFVKDSGKGIDKDKQSEIFNLFESEEHAFTFESGGSGLGLSIAKEMIEQMGGTLWFDSELNKGTTFYLGFPDRFFKVKKAEGKKEEGSSDNWSTKTILIAEDVEFNYIFLREIIAPTGANVIWAKNGVEACQAVDENSDIDLILMDLQMPEMNGYEAAAYIKDKKPHIPIIAQTAFMMANEDEKCFKIGCNDFLSKPIRPRQLLKTIGKHFK; encoded by the coding sequence ATGACACATTCAGAAGACAAAAATAATTTTTTCGATGATAATTTTGGTGAAAGCTCGCTTTCAACCAAAGAACTTTTTGATACATTGCAATGGAGTGTGCTTCAGCAAGAGGTTATTGCAGAAATTATTCCATTATTAAGTAAAGACAGTGAAATTTCATCAGAAAATATAAAAGAGTCCCTCAAAAAAATTGTAACCGTATCGGGAGAGCCTGTAGCTATTTATAAAATTGACACTGCACAATCACAATTCATACAAAAGGGAAAATATTGTGAACAGCATGAAGATCAAAATTCTCTATTTCCGGACGATATGCATTATCAATCCGATGAGAATATCATTAAACTCCTCCGATCAACACAAGTTATACACCTTAGCGATAATACATCAGATACACAGCCTTTACAAAACTACTTTGTCAGGCATTTTGATTTTAAAGATGGATCCTGGTGGATTTTTCCGGTACAAATCAAAGACAAAGTTTATGGTTTGCTGGTCGTGCGTAATCCGAATCTGAACACGGTCAATAACCTTTTATTCTCTTTTTATAAAAGTGTTGCACTTGTATTTGCCCAGGCATTCGACCGGGTTGCTGTAATTGCAGCCAATAAAGATATGTTAACCAGAGTCGATAAGGCCAACAAACTAAAAACAGCCTTTTTAACCAATATCTCCCACGAAGTGCGAACACCGGTAAATTCTATTGTGGGATTTAGCGACCTGCTTGCTGATCCTGACCTAACCATTGATGAACGGGAGGAGTTTATAAACCTGATCACACAGAGCTCCAGGAATTTGGTAAGAATGTTTGACAATATTATTGATGCAAGTAAATTGCGTAGTGAACAAATGCGCTTCAGACAGGAGTGGAAAAATGTGAATTCAATATTAAATGAACTGGAAACTGATGTTGATGAAAAACAGTCCGAAACCCATACAGACAAGGTTTTTATTCAGTTCGATAAATTAAAAGAAGATCGAGAAACCGATGTTTATGTGGATGTATTTCGCTTAAAACAGGTAATCAACATACTACTTGAAAATGCCCAGGAGCATACCAAAGAGGGTTCTATTGAGATAGGTGCAAAGCTTGAAAAAGAAGAATTGGTGTTTTTCGTAAAAGACTCCGGAAAAGGAATTGATAAGGATAAACAAAGTGAAATTTTTAATCTTTTCGAAAGCGAGGAACATGCATTTACTTTTGAAAGCGGAGGATCAGGTCTTGGCCTAAGTATTGCAAAAGAGATGATTGAGCAAATGGGCGGAACGTTATGGTTTGATTCAGAACTGAATAAAGGTACAACTTTCTATTTAGGCTTTCCAGATCGCTTTTTCAAAGTTAAAAAGGCAGAAGGTAAAAAAGAGGAGGGCAGCTCCGACAATTGGAGCACCAAAACTATTTTAATAGCTGAAGATGTAGAGTTTAATTATATTTTCTTACGCGAAATAATTGCTCCAACAGGTGCCAATGTTATTTGGGCCAAAAATGGTGTAGAGGCGTGTCAGGCTGTTGATGAAAATTCTGATATTGACCTGATACTTATGGATTTGCAAATGCCCGAAATGAATGGTTATGAAGCCGCTGCATACATCAAGGATAAAAAACCGCATATCCCTATCATAGCTCAAACAGCGTTTATGATGGCCAATGAAGATGAGAAATGTTTTAAAATAGGGTGTAATGATTTTTTATCCAAGCCAATAAGGCCACGGCAACTCCTGAAAACAATAGGTAAACACTTCAAATAA
- a CDS encoding thioredoxin-like domain-containing protein, producing MKLLLKFHLLLVSLLIALTASMAQKVNIEFKINGLENEELIIAHHYGENTLVDDTLQLNINGVATLKADTLFPRGLYLCIFPDRSYFEFIMPEDQVFAIETDNGANAREYIQNMKIKGSDINKQFIDYQLFMIDRNQESNDLRQAMKDDPGNQVIKEKLNDLNKQVKTEWERIQNKYPDSFLDKMLSALSEVQVPEAPQNENGQPKDSLFKYNYYKNHFFDHIDFSDNQLLYSPVYHRKLKYYFDRVVIRRPDSAIAAADRLLKKLEDKPEYFQYTLAYVFNKYAQTKYMGFDQVMVHLAENYYLNGRAHWVSDEYLDKLRERVQKLKPNLIGNKAPKLDKAQSIEGYFYPLHDVEAKYTIVAFWEPNCGHCKKVIPKLHETVFSEMHNIGVQVYAFYTQVDKKEWSNFLKEKGLTDWINVWDPNNFTDFRNKYDVYSTPSLFLLNQDKEIIAKRVDVETIKSIILEKEK from the coding sequence ATGAAATTATTGTTAAAATTCCATCTATTGTTAGTGAGTTTATTAATTGCTCTTACAGCATCAATGGCGCAAAAGGTTAATATTGAATTCAAAATAAACGGTTTAGAAAACGAGGAACTGATTATTGCGCACCATTATGGAGAAAATACTTTGGTGGATGATACCTTGCAACTTAACATCAACGGAGTGGCAACATTAAAGGCCGACACCCTCTTTCCCCGGGGGTTGTACCTTTGCATCTTCCCCGACCGCTCCTATTTTGAATTTATAATGCCTGAAGACCAGGTATTTGCCATTGAAACTGACAATGGAGCGAATGCCAGGGAATATATTCAAAACATGAAAATTAAAGGTTCAGACATAAATAAACAATTTATTGACTATCAGCTTTTTATGATTGATCGGAATCAGGAGTCTAATGACTTGCGTCAAGCCATGAAGGATGATCCGGGCAACCAGGTCATAAAAGAAAAGCTCAATGATTTAAATAAACAGGTGAAAACGGAATGGGAACGCATTCAAAACAAATATCCTGACTCTTTTCTCGACAAAATGTTAAGTGCCCTGTCCGAGGTACAGGTACCTGAAGCTCCGCAAAATGAAAATGGCCAGCCAAAAGACAGCCTGTTTAAATATAATTACTACAAGAATCACTTTTTTGATCATATTGATTTTAGCGACAATCAGTTACTTTATTCACCGGTCTACCATCGCAAATTAAAATACTATTTTGACCGGGTAGTCATCAGAAGACCAGACTCGGCTATAGCAGCGGCCGATCGATTGCTTAAAAAACTTGAAGATAAACCGGAATACTTTCAATACACACTGGCTTATGTTTTTAACAAATATGCACAAACAAAGTATATGGGTTTTGATCAGGTTATGGTTCATTTGGCTGAGAATTACTACCTAAATGGCCGGGCACACTGGGTATCAGATGAATATTTGGATAAATTGCGAGAGCGGGTACAAAAATTAAAACCAAACTTAATTGGTAACAAAGCCCCTAAACTTGATAAAGCACAGTCTATTGAAGGATATTTTTATCCGTTGCACGATGTAGAGGCTAAATACACAATTGTAGCTTTCTGGGAACCCAATTGTGGTCATTGCAAAAAAGTGATACCGAAGCTTCATGAAACTGTTTTCAGTGAAATGCATAATATTGGCGTACAGGTTTATGCTTTTTATACCCAAGTTGACAAAAAAGAATGGAGCAATTTCCTCAAAGAAAAAGGACTTACAGATTGGATTAATGTGTGGGACCCCAATAATTTCACCGATTTCAGAAATAAGTACGATGTTTACAGTACACCGTCATTATTTTTATTAAACCAGGACAAAGAGATAATAGCCAAAAGGGTTGATGTAGAAACCATCAAGTCCATAATTTTGGAAAAAGAAAAATAG
- the plsY gene encoding glycerol-3-phosphate 1-O-acyltransferase PlsY has translation MVITIATILLAYILGSVPTAVWIGKARYNKDVREHGSGNAGATNTFRVLGWKPGVVVFLTDTVKGFLAVYFTQISGITTHEYAALFYIAAGLLAVLGHIYPILAGFNGGKGVATMLGVVLALHTPGALIALAVFAIVFFTTQYVSLGSLASAVTYPLVIFIFFPETDLYLKSFAVILAAILFLSHRGNIVRLMRGQESKAKIYGKR, from the coding sequence ATGGTTATAACGATTGCTACAATTCTTCTTGCATATATTTTAGGATCAGTGCCTACCGCAGTATGGATCGGGAAAGCGAGATACAATAAAGATGTACGTGAACATGGATCGGGAAATGCCGGGGCTACAAATACGTTTCGGGTATTAGGTTGGAAACCCGGTGTGGTTGTATTTTTAACAGATACTGTAAAAGGCTTTCTGGCTGTATATTTTACACAAATATCGGGTATTACAACCCATGAATATGCTGCGCTGTTTTATATTGCTGCCGGATTATTGGCAGTTTTAGGACACATATACCCCATTCTTGCCGGTTTTAACGGAGGCAAAGGTGTAGCCACGATGCTTGGTGTTGTTTTGGCTCTGCATACGCCCGGAGCACTTATTGCACTTGCCGTATTTGCCATTGTTTTTTTTACTACTCAATATGTATCGCTGGGTTCGCTGGCATCTGCTGTTACCTACCCACTGGTTATTTTTATTTTTTTCCCTGAAACAGACCTTTATCTAAAGTCATTTGCTGTTATACTTGCAGCTATTCTTTTCCTTAGCCATAGAGGCAATATTGTACGGTTAATGCGTGGACAGGAGAGTAAAGCTAAAATTTACGGAAAACGTTAG
- a CDS encoding diadenylate cyclase has protein sequence MIEGFISLRFLDILDILLVAFLMYQIFLVIKGSVAINIFVVIFSVYLFWQLVEALEMDLLSTILGQFMGVGLIALIIVFQQELRRFLLMIGTRDFFSRSFSVEQIFYKNRKSLSDKEVDEIVKSCVNMSATRTGALIVLTTRAEPGPVIESGDVINSKVSGRLIESIFFKNSPLHDGAIVIFNRKIVAARCVLPLSKTTDLPAHMGLRHRAAKGMTENYHSLVLTVSEETGSISIFEPTSHQYNINSQVLRSKLENWYGINEQKKEEASQTGNPLANVFRKF, from the coding sequence ATGATTGAAGGTTTTATATCACTCAGATTTCTTGATATACTTGATATACTTTTGGTGGCATTTCTTATGTACCAAATATTTCTGGTTATAAAGGGTTCTGTTGCCATTAATATATTTGTGGTTATTTTTTCTGTTTATCTTTTTTGGCAACTTGTAGAAGCACTCGAAATGGACTTGCTTAGTACCATTTTAGGTCAGTTTATGGGAGTTGGTTTAATTGCCCTTATTATAGTTTTTCAGCAAGAGCTGCGGCGCTTTTTATTAATGATTGGAACCCGCGACTTTTTTAGTCGCAGCTTCTCAGTCGAACAAATATTTTACAAAAACCGTAAATCTTTATCTGACAAAGAAGTTGATGAGATTGTGAAAAGCTGTGTCAACATGTCGGCAACACGCACGGGAGCATTAATAGTACTAACTACCCGTGCAGAGCCAGGACCGGTCATCGAATCTGGTGACGTGATTAACAGTAAAGTATCAGGCAGGTTAATAGAGAGCATTTTCTTTAAAAACAGCCCGTTGCATGATGGCGCTATTGTGATTTTTAATCGTAAAATTGTGGCTGCCCGGTGTGTATTACCTCTGTCAAAAACAACCGACCTGCCAGCCCATATGGGACTAAGACACAGGGCGGCCAAAGGAATGACAGAAAACTACCACTCACTTGTCCTAACAGTTTCAGAGGAAACAGGCAGTATTTCTATTTTCGAGCCAACTTCTCATCAATACAATATTAACAGTCAGGTATTACGTTCGAAACTGGAAAATTGGTACGGTATTAATGAGCAAAAGAAAGAAGAGGCATCTCAAACAGGTAATCCGTTGGCTAACGTTTTCCGTAAATTTTAG
- the folP gene encoding dihydropteroate synthase produces the protein MKQTHSIKIHQQLVNLDRPYIMAVLNVTPDSFYEGSRVTPAGIEQRVAQIISEGADWIDVGGYSSRPGADDISPKTEKERLMPALDMLASEYPQYPVSVDTFRADVANWAIENYNVAIINDISGGHLDPEILEVAGQHGVPYIGMHMRGTPQNMQQQTHYDDILRELTLYFAQMSERASSAGISDLIIDPGFGFAKTIDDNYLLLQRLRELLVLKKPILVGMSRKSMIYKPLNIRPEDSLHGTIALHTIALQNGASIIRVHDVSPAYQMAAVVNKTQKQYD, from the coding sequence ATGAAGCAAACGCACTCAATAAAAATACATCAGCAATTGGTCAATTTAGATCGCCCTTACATTATGGCTGTGTTAAATGTTACACCAGATTCCTTTTATGAGGGGAGTCGTGTAACACCTGCCGGCATTGAGCAAAGGGTTGCACAGATTATTAGTGAAGGTGCAGATTGGATTGATGTCGGTGGATACTCATCTCGCCCCGGCGCCGATGATATATCGCCAAAAACTGAAAAAGAGAGATTGATGCCAGCTTTGGATATGCTGGCATCAGAATATCCTCAATACCCTGTATCGGTGGATACTTTTAGGGCAGATGTGGCCAACTGGGCCATTGAGAATTACAATGTGGCCATAATAAACGATATATCGGGCGGGCATCTTGATCCGGAAATACTCGAAGTGGCTGGGCAACATGGCGTACCCTATATTGGGATGCACATGAGGGGAACGCCCCAGAATATGCAGCAGCAAACCCATTACGATGATATTTTAAGAGAATTGACATTATACTTTGCGCAGATGTCTGAACGTGCTTCATCTGCAGGAATAAGCGACTTAATAATTGATCCGGGCTTTGGGTTTGCCAAAACCATAGACGATAATTATTTGCTATTACAAAGACTGCGTGAGCTCCTTGTATTGAAGAAACCTATTTTAGTGGGAATGTCACGAAAGTCGATGATTTATAAACCGCTAAATATCAGGCCTGAAGATAGTTTACATGGAACAATAGCTTTACATACCATAGCGCTACAAAATGGTGCCTCTATTATTCGGGTACACGATGTAAGTCCGGCTTATCAAATGGCGGCCGTAGTTAATAAAACACAAAAACAATATGATTGA
- the tmk gene encoding dTMP kinase produces the protein MNKFIVLEGLDGSGKSTQVDLLKGFFDEQGINYKFLHFPQTETPYFGEMIARFLRGEFGPIDAVDPYLVAMLYAGDRYSASNDIKEWLSIGTVVVVDRYVLSNIAFQCAKLTSEAEKEKLRNWIFQFEYNYYQIPKPGLSIFLDVPMNFVKHNLENERKGNDREYLQGKQDIHEAKSSFQEIVRKEYLEAIKLDSTFERLNCSENGEMKSADDIFNEIHALLIKYGIISHE, from the coding sequence ATGAATAAATTTATTGTGCTGGAAGGACTTGATGGTTCAGGGAAATCGACTCAGGTAGACTTACTTAAAGGTTTTTTCGATGAACAGGGAATTAATTACAAATTCCTGCATTTTCCACAAACCGAAACCCCCTATTTTGGGGAGATGATCGCCCGCTTTTTACGCGGCGAATTTGGTCCTATCGATGCTGTAGACCCCTATTTGGTGGCCATGTTGTATGCTGGTGATCGCTATTCAGCATCAAACGACATTAAAGAATGGCTTTCCATTGGAACTGTTGTGGTTGTAGACCGATACGTACTCTCCAATATTGCATTTCAATGTGCAAAACTTACCAGTGAAGCAGAAAAAGAGAAACTTCGAAACTGGATTTTTCAGTTCGAATACAACTATTATCAGATACCAAAACCGGGTTTATCAATCTTTCTGGATGTGCCGATGAACTTTGTAAAGCATAATCTTGAAAATGAGCGGAAAGGCAACGACAGGGAATATTTGCAGGGCAAACAGGACATCCACGAGGCAAAATCAAGTTTTCAGGAAATTGTTAGAAAAGAATACCTGGAAGCGATTAAACTTGATTCAACCTTTGAGAGATTGAACTGTTCGGAAAATGGAGAGATGAAATCTGCAGATGATATTTTTAATGAAATACATGCGCTACTTATAAAATACGGTATTATTTCTCACGAATAG